The nucleotide window AGCTCCACTGCCATCCCTCACGCAGATTGTGCAGGACATCATAATTAGTGATAAAAACAATATTTTGTTAAAATAAATACTATTAGAATGAAAAAAATACTTCTCACATTACTTTTAAGTAGTATGGCAATTCAAGGTTTCTCACAAGGAAATGTCTATAAACAAGGATTCGGAAAATTTGAAGGTCTTGCGATGACTCCGCCAATGGGCTGGAATTCCTGGAATACTTTTGAAACAAATATCGACGAAAAATTGGTCAAAGAAACCGCCGATATTATGGTTTCTTCCGGAATGGTGGCCGCAGGTTACAATTACATTGTTTTAGATGATGGCTGGATGGCCAAAAATCGGGATATCAATGGTAATTTGGTTCCTGATCCGGTTAAATTTCCAAGCGGAATGAAGGCATTAATTGAGTATGTACACTCCAAAGGGTTGAAATTTGGTTTGTACAATTGCGCCGGAACCCACACTTGTGCGGGGTACCCCGGAACACGCGGGTACGAGTATCAGGATGCCCGTTTTTATGCTGATTTAGGAATCGATTTCTTGAAATACGATTGGTGCAACACCGCAGGGATTAATGCTCCCGAAGCGTATGCCACGATGAGCAACGCGCTCAAAACTGCCGGAAGGCCTATCGTTTTCAGTCTTTGTGAATGGGGAGATAATAAACCTTGGGATTGGGGAAAACCAATAGGAAACCTTTGGAGAATTTCGGGCGACATTTATCCTTGTTTCGATTGTGAATTTCATCACGAAGAAGGAAATTGGTCGTCATGGGGATTCATGAAAATTGCCGAAATGCGCAAAGATATCCGTAAATTTTCCGGACCGGATCATTGGAATGATTTCGATATGATGGAAGTGGGAGACGGAATGACCAATACCGAAGATAAAACTCATTTTTCCATGTGGTGCATGATGGCTTCACCTTTAATCGCCGGAAATGATTTCAGAAAAATGACAAAAGAAACTTTGGCTATTTTAACCAATAAAGAACTTATTGCCGTCGATCAGGATAAATTAGGGATTCAAGGATTCAAACTTTCTGCCGAAGACGGTTTGGAAGTTTGGGTAAAACCGTTATCTGACGGAAATTGGGCAATTACTTTTCTGAACAGATCAGATGTGAGCAAAAAAATAAATTTCGATTGGAAAAAAAATCCAATAAAAGATGCTGATTTTGGCTATGAAGCCGATTTCAATAAGGTAGCCTTCAAGATAAAAGACCTTTGGAAAAACAAGGAGGCGGGCACGACCAAAAAGAATTTCATGGCCGATATTGCTTCTCATGATGTAATTACGTTACGATTGATTCCTTAAAATTCGAATGATATGAATTTCAAATCTAAAATCACCCTGTTTTTGTTCGTGTTAAGTTGCAGTATGGCAAACGCACAATTTGTTAAAAAACATGGACAACTTAGCGTAAAAGGAACACAGTTGGTGGATAAAAATCAAAATCCAATTGTTTTGAGGGGAGTAAGCATTGGTTGGCATAGTATGTGGCCAAGGTTTTATAATGAGAAAGTGGTCAATTGGCTTAAAAATGATTTTCATTGCACCGTTGTTCGTGCGGCATTGGGGATCGAAATTGGAGAACACCCTTATGTGAAGGAACCGGAATTCTCCAAAGAAAAAATCGAGGCAGTCATAAAAGGAGCAATCAAATCGGATATTTATGTTATTGTCGATTGGCACAGTCATAATATTAATTTGAAAGAAGCCAAAGAATATTTTGATGAAGTTTCCAAGAAATACGGGAAATACCCGAACGTGATTTATGAGGTGTTCAATGAACCGGATTACGAAACCTGGGCGGAAGTCAAGTCATATTCCGAAGAAGTAATCAAGGTAATCCGTGCCAATGATCCGGACAATATTATTTTGGTAGGATGTCCCAAATGGGATCAGGATATTCAATTACCTGCCCAAGATCCTATAAAAGGTTTTGATAATTTGATGTACACCATGCATTTTTATGCGGCAACACATGAAAAATGGCTGCGTGATAGAACAGATGAAGCAATCAAAAGTGGCTTGCCCATTTTTGTCTCCGAATCAGCCGGAATGGAAGCTTCAGGAGACGGACCAATGAATTATGTTGCCTGGCAGGAATATATCGATTGGATGGAAACCAAAAAGTTAAGTTGGATTGTTTGGTCTATTTCGGATAAAGATGAAACCTGTTCGATGTTGAAAAAATCGGCAGATTCTGAGGGGAATTGGAAAGATTCAGATCTTAAGGAATCGGGCTTGAAAACCCGTGAATATTTAAGGAAATACAATAATTAGAAAGTTTACTAAAACAAAAAAATCCAATTTTTGAAGAAATTGGATTTTTTTTGTGTTGCAATTTAAAACAGTATATTGCAACATTGTTTTTTTGATTTACCCCGCTTGTAACTAAATGAGATTAACTTTAAAATTAACGACTTATTTTAAAATGCTTTTGTTGATCATTGGCATTTGTTCGTTATTTTTATTGTTGTTTCTTTCTCTTTATTTATACGTGGGTCAGCAGGAAAAAGACGTTTTTAAGGTCAATTCGAATCAGTACAAAACGGAGGTCAGTAAGTTGTTTGATTTTAATTCCAAAACTCAGGTAGTTACTATTAATGACCTTACTTATTGGGACTCATTGGTCAAATTTACCAAGACAAAAGATACGGTTTGGTACAATACCCACATTGTAAATGAATTTCCAACCTATGAAGTGGATTATATCGCTATTTACGGATTGGATAAAAAAAACATAGCCCACACATCAAATCCTAATTTTAAATCGAATAACTTCATTCCTGTCCAGGCGATGATGCATTTGTATAAAAAAAAGTTTTCTAAGTTTTATATGCGGATTCCTGAAGGGGTGGTTGAAGTTTTTGGAGGAACAATCCATGCTTCGAATGATCCTAAAAAGGTAAAATCAAAACCGGCGGGCTACATGTTTATGGCTCGCATTTTGAACCAAAAATATTTTAAAAATTTGGAAGATATGTGCAGTTCCAAAATTAAGTTTTTGGATAAAAAAGTGATACCGCACAATATTGGAAACAAAAAAGTG belongs to Flavobacterium aquiphilum and includes:
- a CDS encoding glycoside hydrolase family 27 protein, which translates into the protein MKKILLTLLLSSMAIQGFSQGNVYKQGFGKFEGLAMTPPMGWNSWNTFETNIDEKLVKETADIMVSSGMVAAGYNYIVLDDGWMAKNRDINGNLVPDPVKFPSGMKALIEYVHSKGLKFGLYNCAGTHTCAGYPGTRGYEYQDARFYADLGIDFLKYDWCNTAGINAPEAYATMSNALKTAGRPIVFSLCEWGDNKPWDWGKPIGNLWRISGDIYPCFDCEFHHEEGNWSSWGFMKIAEMRKDIRKFSGPDHWNDFDMMEVGDGMTNTEDKTHFSMWCMMASPLIAGNDFRKMTKETLAILTNKELIAVDQDKLGIQGFKLSAEDGLEVWVKPLSDGNWAITFLNRSDVSKKINFDWKKNPIKDADFGYEADFNKVAFKIKDLWKNKEAGTTKKNFMADIASHDVITLRLIP
- a CDS encoding glycoside hydrolase family 5 protein, which translates into the protein MNFKSKITLFLFVLSCSMANAQFVKKHGQLSVKGTQLVDKNQNPIVLRGVSIGWHSMWPRFYNEKVVNWLKNDFHCTVVRAALGIEIGEHPYVKEPEFSKEKIEAVIKGAIKSDIYVIVDWHSHNINLKEAKEYFDEVSKKYGKYPNVIYEVFNEPDYETWAEVKSYSEEVIKVIRANDPDNIILVGCPKWDQDIQLPAQDPIKGFDNLMYTMHFYAATHEKWLRDRTDEAIKSGLPIFVSESAGMEASGDGPMNYVAWQEYIDWMETKKLSWIVWSISDKDETCSMLKKSADSEGNWKDSDLKESGLKTREYLRKYNN